Part of the Impatiens glandulifera chromosome 8, dImpGla2.1, whole genome shotgun sequence genome is shown below.
TTAACCTCAAAGGATTTATTGTGAGATTTCGATTCCCTATTGCTATTTACCTATTACTTTAGATTTTCAGCATTTGTCATGATAGAATTCATAGCGAAAACAAGAAAAATTGTTACATGGAATAACTTGAAAACGTCCAAATGGTCTTTACAGATTGGGAATGCATTGTTGGATGATGAAACAGATCAGAAAGGGATGATTGATTACGCGTGGGGTCACGCGGTGATATCAGATCAACTGTACAACAATCTTACGAAATGCAACTTCAGTAATGCTCACTTATCGGATGATTGCAACAATGCATTGATCAAGTACTTTAAAGTGTACAATATCATCGACATGTACAGCCTCTATGCACCCACTTGCAATGAGAATGGCACAAATGCTAGGAATTTTCATGGTTCTCCTGTCCGAGGGACCAGACCTCATTTGTTCTCCAAttttgtgagtttttttttattcataataatgttTCTAACAGATCTATGTTTCTAAAAAGATTATTATgtagtatatttttatatattcaaatctttgaaaacatataataaacTAGGAGTCTGTTGGTTTTAACCTAACTaatgtatattttgttttggcTCCGGATCCATTCATGATTCACCCATTGTGTAATTTTAAAAAGCAATTATTCTTACATTAAGTTCAAGCACTTTTTAAAtggtttgtttttatattatgttCAAGTTCTCATCTCTATTCTCACggatttgtattatttattatagaaaGAATGGCACAAAATGCCAGCTGGATATGACCCTTGTGCATCTGACTACACTGAGGTATACATGAATAGACCCGATGTTCAGCATGCACTCCATGCCAATGTCACCAACATCCCTTATCCTTGGACTCATTGCAGGTTTTTCCatcaacataatttataaatttttttattgaaactCGAAAATCTGTATTTTAACCTCTTACATTATTGATACAATGCTCTATTTTCCAGTAACAACATCACGTTTTGGAGTGATGCGCCAACCTCTATTCTTCCCATCATCAAAAAGCTTGTCTCTGGTGGTCTCCGCGTATGGGTTTACAGGTAAACCTACGGGCGGAGTcaggatttgaaacctacctgggctaattttttattaaaaaaatctatccgggctGGTTTTATAGTTTGCTGTCACCAATGATTTTTAACGACGGAAAATAACTaataacgacggtaatttaccgtcgttattgataaaatacatacAGACTGTTTAAGGCTACCCGGGCTACAACCCGGGCCGGCttgtacttggctccgcccctacCTACCTTTGTTTCAGGATCTGAAACCATGCATGGATTATCTCTTTTCCTTTTGTTCATTTTCTAActttgtttttggttgaatttataaatagtgGGGATACTGATGGTAGAATTCCAGTAACATCAACAAGATATACCCTAAATAAGCTTGGCTTGAAAACCATACAAGAATGGACTCCTTGGTACACTAATAACAAACAggtattctttatttttattattaatttattatagaatgattttttaaaatgatatatgcatttcttttaaataatggatgttattattttttttaggttgGAGGTTGGACTATTGAGTATGACGGGCTTATGTTTGTTACAATTAGGGGAGCTGGACATCAAGTCCCAACATTTAAACCAAGAGAGGCTCTTCagttaattaaacattttttgaCAAATAAGAAATTGCCATCTCAGGCATTCTGAATGCCCTTAGTGGGTTTTAGTGTTTTACTATAAGTATTTTCAAGAAAATAGTGGCAAATGAAGAATTTTTGCCCTTAGATCAAATGTGACAGAAAATAAGTCTGCTTTGGAAATTATATACAATATGGCCCTCCAAAGCCaatgttttaattaatgtaTGTGAGGTTATATTTGtgtatgattatatataatcacaTCAAATTTGAATTGGAATACACATTTATTACATAGATATCAATAAAACACTACAATAAAAAGTATTGTTccatatataaaacattaaaaacaatatcTGGTAATTAATTTAGCAACATTTACTAGGTAGAAAAGATGCCAATCCCATCCGGAGTATTCATTGATGTAAGCTAAACAGTAAATACTATTGATATTTGGATTAATATCTTAATTGAAATTTgtgaattataaataatcaaatcaaattaaattttaattggaatacacattttttcataaatataaataaaacactacaataaaaaaaagtgttcttacatatataaaatattaagaacaatatcaAGTAATTAATTTAGCAACATTTACTAGGTAGAAAAATATCAATCCCATTcaaattattcattatattaaaGCTAATAGGATTATATTACCTACACTGGAATCTCCTAAAAAAAGAGAAGTACAATACTATTGTGAGCTGGTCTGTTGAAACTTTGAGAGAACTCTCTAAATGCCCCAAAACCAGAGTCTACATCatcaagaacaattctaattggaaTGTAGACTAGGTCTGGAAGAAAGCTGAAGAACAAAACAAAACTCAAGGGAAGGATCAAAAAATAGGGCAAAACCAGATTAACGAGCAGAATGAACAACAGAAACAGAATGTAGGGCAGATGAACAAAGGAGAAACAAAAACTGACAATCAAGTTCAAGAGAGGGGAAATATTTTCCTTGGAACATTTAAGccaaaaattgaaattatcggttccctgtttgaattcaaactaccgCAAGAAGTTGAGGAAAACTGCGTAAAGTCATGGAAGAATGTCATAGTGGGCAACTTCATCGGAAGAAACAATGTGTCATTTCTAGTAACCAAAAAAACCCTAATGGAACAATTGGGGGAAAATGGTATAGAAAAggtaacatcaaacattcatgacttgtactttctcaaatttaaagGAGGATCAGATCTCGAAAGTATTCTGATCAACGAGCACACATTTGTTGGAAAAAACTACATGAAACTCGAAAAATAGACAGAaggtatgaacctcttcagcaagctCAAAGAAACTTCACAAATCTGGTTCCAATTGCGCaacatccctccccacatgtataaccctgaagcattaagtcactttgcgAGCCTATTGAGGAGTCCACTCTACATTGACCCAACTACAGAAAAAGGTGAGCATATGACTTATGCTAGGATGTGCATTGAGATACACCCGAGATCAAATCTTCCATACCAGATGACGGTAACTGATAGAAAAGGTGaacccacaattatgagaatctcatatgagtggaggtcgaatagatgctttgactgtaatacattcgaacatgtctgttacaagtgcccgaaagtaattgaagaagaaaggaaaaagaagatCGAGAAATAGACAAAGATAGAGACAAaagaaacagaaagaaga
Proteins encoded:
- the LOC124911432 gene encoding serine carboxypeptidase-like 34; translated protein: MACVTETPQPSVMYVVVVAVYFIMLLFLSVEKTAAASIKIEEQEHDRVKSLPGQPPVGFKQYAGYVTVNETHGRALFYWFFEATSEPQNKPLLLWLNGGPGCSSIGFGAAEELGPFFPKKNNRELKFNKHTWNKAANLLFLESPVGVGFSYTNTSSNIPQLGDTNTARDSHIFLVNWFKRFPQFRDNEFYIAGESYAGHYVPQLAELIFDDNKKASKEDHLNLKGFIIGNALLDDETDQKGMIDYAWGHAVISDQLYNNLTKCNFSNAHLSDDCNNALIKYFKVYNIIDMYSLYAPTCNENGTNARNFHGSPVRGTRPHLFSNFKEWHKMPAGYDPCASDYTEVYMNRPDVQHALHANVTNIPYPWTHCSNNITFWSDAPTSILPIIKKLVSGGLRVWVYSGDTDGRIPVTSTRYTLNKLGLKTIQEWTPWYTNNKQVGGWTIEYDGLMFVTIRGAGHQVPTFKPREALQLIKHFLTNKKLPSQAF